The DNA sequence GATTAACAGGATTATTTCTCCCATACGCATACATATTTAATTGTTGTGGATCAGCTAAGAAACTTTCTGGAACATCTCTGCTCGCAGGGTCTTGTGAAGTGAATCTTCCTTTCGCAGGATTCTGATACCTCGCCCCTGCATAATTTAGCCCCGTAGAATCATCATACTCATACCCCGTAAACTTCCGCTTTTCATTGAAGTTTGTGTCTTGGTTGTCTACTCGTAGTGCTCCAAATGGGTAATAGTCAAGAACCTGCACCACGTCCCCGTTATCATCAGTAATCACACTCGAACCAGACAGATGGTCCGTATGGACATAATTCGTTGTCGTCGCCGTCCCTACCACCTCAATCGTAGCCACTAACTGCCCGTTGGCAAAAATATGCTTGGTTGTGGTTGCGCTAGAAATGGAATAGAGGCTATTGGCGTAGGTGGTAGTAGCGAGATCGTTTTCCGCAAGAAATACCCTTTGCCCGGTGTGATCATAGCCGTAGCTTGCTGTCGCACTTGTTGAGGAAGCCTTCTTCATCCTTCCGACATAATCCCACCGGAAGTTCCAGGTGCCGTTTGAGAGAAGATTTCCGGAGTTTGAGTACGTTTGGGTCGCACCATTAATATCCGTCGCCGCATGCGGGTTTGCGTACCCTGTTTCGCCGTAGGTGTAAGATCCTACATCACTCTTGCTGGTGATGTTCCCAATACTGCTATACGCATACGTCCGCACATAGTCGCTTTGGGTGGTGGTTGCGAGCGTCGTTGAGGCAGACGTAAGGCGGTAGAGATCATCGTACACATATTGTATTGTCTTTTCTGTATCCGTCTCCGAGGTGTCCACTATCTTTGTGATATTCCCCACATTATCGTACGTATACACAAAGTTTTGTATGCCTCCGGTGGTTGTAGCAACTCCTGGTACACCTGCGGCAGCAAGAGAGAAGGTAGATGTTGCCGTACTCCAGGCACCCTCTTTCCCATCATCGTCGGAGAACCTGATGCGCCAGTAGTAGATGGTAGAAGACGCTAGCGCGGAGCCGCCATAGGAAAGCTCGGGACTGCGGTTGCCTTCCGTGGTGGTTGCCATGGTGGTGGTTCCCGAATCCCAGTCGAGTATGGCCCAGTCTCCAATGGACGAGCTTGATACTTGAATACGATACCACGGGGCGAGATCGCCGCTATCGGGATCATTGTAGATGGCGGAAAATTCGGGTGTGGGATCTGTTATGTCAGTTGGGTTTGTTTGCGACTCCGTTTGGAGTGATGTGGGCGCGGTGGGGGCTTGGTTGCCTACATTCCACGTAACCGTCAGCACCGGCTCGTTGCCACCCCCTGCTTCGGCGGAATCCATGCGACAACGCGCGGTCTGACCATTGCCTAACCCGGGATCAGTGTTGTCAAAGTCCCCACTTATGCGAAGGAACATACGAGTTGGTTCCGCGTCTCCAGCGTCTTTAATCCATAAGAGTCCTGTTCCGTTTAATGTAAAGCGCGTATCCCCTGTTCTCTCCCCAACAGATATATCGGTAATATCGAGCCGGTTAGACGCAATCTCGGTAGTTTGAATAGCATCATAATCCCCTGCCGCTAGTGAGCTATCCGTGCCATCCACTAATGCACCCGCTTCATCCAATACACATTCCTGATCCCCTGTAGGGTCACCCAGCAAACGCGCTGTCAACTGCAAAGTGGAAGAGGCAATGGTAGCCCCGCTTGTGATGACATCATCTGTTTCAAATACTACAATGCTTCGGGTAATAATGTGGTTCGGGCTAAAGAATGCCGTATTTATCTGGAATAGGTGTCAGGTACCTTTTTTAGGTCTCCCTCTTGAACGAGTTGTTAATCCAAGATCAAATATATCAATTATTTGTTTTGTCCATTGAGAACTACCATAAGGCCTTCCTCTATTTACACAATCACGCATCTCTTCTAAATCTATGCTTTTCTCTTTAGTGTTTACATAAGAGAGATAATCGTCCGGTATTCCGATAGGCCATTTGGTGAGGAGTTTTTTCTGTTGATCACTTCCATACTCCCTTCTCCAAAGACTAGACCATTGCCAGTTTTCTGCTTTCCTAACTAGGTTTGCGCGTACCGGATTTCTTTCTACGTATCGTACAAGCTGTGAAAAATACTCATTTGTTTGTACGGGGAAGGATTTGTATCTTCCCTGATAAAGATGACCGAATCCTATGGTCTTATGAAACACGTGGTATCGTTGTGTATGAGTAAGTGTGAGCCACTGCATAAATCGGGACATTTCTCCATCCTCCTCTGGTGATACAACCAGATGCCAGTGGTTAGGCATAATACAATATGCGTATATCTTTACTTTAAATTTGTTATGTGCCTGATCTAAGATATTCTCAATACCTCTATAGTCTCCTTTCGTATTAAACAACTCAGTTCTGCTATTAGAACGGTTTATTACATGATAAATGATATCGGCTATATCTACTCGTGGAGCTCGTCCCATACATCAAATATATCATGTGAAGATGTGGGAGAAAAGGTACCTGACACCTATTTCTGACACCTATTTTGACACCTATTTTCCATTTCTCCAATAAGGTCATCTTTTTATGATGAAGCTAGTGATATTGTTGAGTCATTTACGGTTGTGAAATAGGTATTAGATGCTTTTTGGTGTACTTATTATGATAGGCTAGGCTACAAATATTTTCACCCTGTCGTTTAATTCCAGTTCTGACACTGTTCACAGTGTGGATAGCTTTTGGGGTCAATCACCAGCAAAATAAAATAGGTGCTAGGTACTTTAAAAAGTTAAATTGTGGTTCAATATCTTTTTTTCTGCCCGTTATTTGTTATTCCGTTATCGCTCCTGATGCTTGGCTAGCAACTGCTTTATTTGGGAAAGAATGACGGTTGGATATTTATACTCCTCTGCCCAATCTAAAGTTCGAAAGTCCCTGAGTAGGGCGAGCAGACAAATGTTAAATAATATTGTATAGTCTACTCAGTCTGAATGGAGGTCTTTTGTAATGGATGAAATTTGCGAGCTAACTCAAAAACTGACTCAGGCACGAGCTGAGAGTAATTTGTATGTAACTGCCCGCCTAGTTATGGTTCTGCAGAATATGGGAGTGGATGAGAACCTATATCCTAAAGAAAAATCAACTCTTCCCAACTCGCTCAACGACTGCAGGGATGGAAGCGGTTTGTTACCGACTTATCAAGGATATGAAATTGCGAGATGGCATTTGCTTCTGAAGTACTACTACGGAGACACTAAAGTTACCGATACAGATGCGGTGCTCATACAAGAAGTTGTGGATAAATACCACGCTGATGGAAATCTATATCAACTCGCAAGCTTAAAGCTGACTTGTGATTACCTTAAAACACCACCTGACCTAAGTCTAAGTCCTGAGGAAGAAATCAGGTTCAACGAGTATTTGGCCGCCATACAATAATATCTAGTAGCATATGGTGGCCATTTCTTTTTATAATATATAAATCTTTTTCAATCTCCCTCCAGTTCAAAGTTCTAAACCCGTCCAACGGTGGTAGCACTTCGACAGGCTCAATGTTTTTGCTTTGTATATGAACAAAAAGATTCTAATAATTGGCTCACCTGGTGCTGGAAAGTCAGTACTAGCAAAACGGCTTCACGACAAGTTAGGTATTGAGTTGATTCATCTGGACCAGTATTATTGGAAACCGAACTGGATAAAGCCCGAGAGTGACCAATGGGAACGTACTATTCAGGATTTGCTTAAGAAAGTCAGTTTCATTATGGATGGTAATTATCGCTCAACGCTTCATTTGCGCTTACCGATAGCGAATACAATTATTTTCTTGGACCCCTCTCGTTTTACATGCTTTTATCGGATAATAAAACGGAGACTTACTAAAAATCGTGAGGACGATATTTCCGGATGTGAGGAGAGGATTAGTTGGGATTTGGTGCGGTGGGTGCTATGGAGATACCCCCAGGTAGCGAGAAAAGATATCTTGCAAAAATTAAAGAACCTCAAAACCTCGAATCCCGATAAAACTGTAGTTATTCTGCAAGCAAAGAAGGAAGTTGATGTATTCTTACAAAGTTTTTTTAAGATACAAGAAATGAATCAATATTATGAATTACGAAGGAATAATAATTGAAGAAAGTTTAGAGGACAAAGATGTTCTTAAGGATGTTGAAATTGTGAATACAAAAATTGAATTTGTTACCGAAGGGCATAAAACGCCATGGGTTAAACAATGGACAATGTATACGGTGAATGTTGCCAAGGAAAGAGCGAAAGATGTTGCTGAAAAACTAAGGAATAGGTGTCAGGAATAGAGGAATAGGTGGAATAGGTGTCAGGTACCTTTTTTAGGTCTCCCTCTTGAACGGAATATGGTAACGGGGTCAGGGACGCTTTTTCGATCGCCAAGGATCTCGAACAGTTGATTCAAAATTAAATCGGAAGATACAGTATCAGGTACCTTTTTTCGCTACATGCGTATATGATGAAAAGCGATGTATATGAAATATGTTAGTATAATGGATTAACCATACACCATGAATATGCTTTTTGTCTGGTGGGTTATCAACAAGGGATTGCTGTAATAGCATAAAACAACATTGAGGTTATTATCTAAATGCTATAATCCTTGACTTTTAGATCCACGCGCGCGATGAATAAGTTCATCTCGAACCTGCTCAGCAACTTCTTTTGACAGTCCAGGCAATCTTCCCTCAGCACTAAGGCCTAATGCGCCATAGCGCGAGTATTGTGCACTAGCACCGGCAGTTTGTATGTGTAAATCAGAGAGTCCTAATGCCCTTGCAACAATGCCTCGATAAATGTCAACATTTTGGATTCTGTCATAAGGAATAGTTACATATTTTTTCCATACGATACCGAATTCTTTTCGAAATCCTTCTTCTGTAAACTCGTACCGATAAAAATGGTAACTTAAACGAGCCCATATCCATACGACTACCAAAAATAGTATCAAAACGGCAAAAGAAATGAGAAAATAGCTACTTGTTATCCATGCAGTGTCTACCTTAAATGCATCAATAAGAATACTTCCAAAAAAGAATGTTAAAAACAGTGTTATCGCGAAAAAGCGTAGTAGACCACTTATAAAGAGTAACCACACCGCTTTTGGATCAAGTTGTTTCATTGTTCTAAATTACTACTAATATGTTTTTATATTACCATAATAAGAAATATAAGGAGAAATAGGGTTAATTCCCTCTCTTAATAAGTCCTCCTCAACAGAAACAAGCACATGAGAACGCTATCCACACCTTCTATCACTCCAAGATAATTGTGCCCCTTTTTTGTTGCGGGAGCGGGAATTGCACCCGCGCCTGAAGGTTATGAGCCTTCCGAGGTACTACTCCTCCATCCCGCGATGTATTTTCGTACTTTATATTATCCACTGCGGAACTTTTAGGATACGGCTCATTGAGCCTTCCGATACAACCTCCTCCAGAGGTTGTATCCACTCCTCCATCCCGCGATTATTATTTCTTTTTTGCAATCCATAATGAATCACAATCATAATTGAAACTATACCCTAAATTTTAGTTTTGCGCAAGAATACTAGTATTTTTTTACAGAATATAGAAAAATCGAGCAATAATGTGTCAATTGATTATCGAACCTTAATAATATACTATATATAGCATATGGCAAAGTCTAGAGAAAAGTTACGCGCCCTACAATTGCGACGTAGAGGAAAAAGCATAAAAGAAATTGCTAATCTACTTAATGTTTCTAAAAGTTCTGCCAGTGTTTGGTGCAGAAATATTAATCTTACCTCAAGACAAGCATCCGCTTTAAAGAAAAATATGATACAAGCAGGTCACTTGGGAAGAATGCGTGGTGCTGAAACAAATCGAAAGAAAAAACAGGATGTTATTGATTATTTTACGGAAAGTGCTAAAAAGGAGATACAGCAGTTATCAAAAAATGAGTTTTTAATAGCGGGGCTTTGTCTTTATTGGGGTGAAGGAAGTAAAAAATCAAAACTATCTTTTTCCAATTCAGATCCTCACATGATCTCCTTTATGTTTGAGTGGTTTCAAGTATGCATGGATGTTAAAAAAGAAGAATTTATGCCACGGATCTTTATTAACGCCATACATGGTCCACGCATAAAAGAAGTTCTCACATTTTGGTCAGATTTATTAGAATTACCGGAAGAACAATTCTACAAGCCAATTTTACTCAAAGAACGTCCTAAGAAAATCTATGAAAATCATGACTCATATTATGGAGTGTTAGCGTTAGGAGTATCACAAGGTTCCCGTTTAAAATATAAAATTCTTGCACTTATTGAAGCCATGAAAAATAAAATGCCGGTGTAGCTCAGTGGTTAGAGCGGGCGCATCATAAGCGTTAGGTCGCAGGTTCAAATCCTGCCATCGGCACACAAAAATATACACTGTATATTTTTGTGCAATGCGACAGCTACGCCACACATATAAGGCGCAGCTATATATGAGCATTGTCACAATTCTATGACCAAAGAAAAAGAGCTCCAAAAGCTCAAAGAAGAAATGGAAGTACATACGTCCCTTCCTCTTGCCAATACGGCAACACTTGTTTTTGGTGAAGGAAGTCCGAATGCATCCATTTTATTTATCGGAGAGGCTCCCGGCTTCCATGAAGACAAACAAGGACGCCCTTTTGTGGGACGCGCCGGACAACTGTTAGATGAGCTGTTAAAAGAATTGGATTGGCCGCGGGAGTCGGTGTATATTACTAATATTGTAAAACGCCGACCGCCGCAGAATCGTGATCCCCTGCCGGAAGAAATAGATGCCTACAAGCCCTATCTGCAAAACCAAATAGATATTTTACAGCCAAAAATAATAGCCACGCTCGGGCGGTTTTCGATGAATTATTTTCTGCCGGACGCAAAAATATCAAAAACACACGGAAAACTCATGCGGGCGAAACCATATGTCGTGTATCCGCTTTATCATCCGGCGGCGGCATTACGGTCTTCCGCCATTAAAGAAGATCTACGAAAAGATTTCTTGCGGCTCCCGCAGGCAATTGCCCACATAGAACATATACCGAAAGATTCCCTTTTTAGCACCGATGCGTCTGATGATACGTCTTCCGCATAATATCTTGTGCGGATAATAATGGTTACGCCTTTGGCAAAAATGAAGTAAACCTTGATAATTAGAGAAAAAATGCGTACACTATATAAACATAAACTGCGGGCGTAGCTCAATCGGTTAGAGCACTCGCCTGTCACGCGAGAGGTTGCCGGTTCGAGCCCGGTCGCCCGCGCAGAAAAAAACCGCCGGATATAAGTCGGCGGTTTTTATTATGTGCGTAAATGCTCCCATTCTTTTCCTATGTCGAACAATGCATCTTCATCAAACCAACGCGCCATAAACTGAATACCAATAGGAAGACCGGTAGATGTTTTGCCGCATGGGACGGAAAGCGCCGGAATACCGGCTATGTTTGCCGGTACCGTATAAGCATCTTCCAGATACATGGAAAGCGGATCTTTTATTTTTTCGCCTATATTAAATGCCGGCGTTGGCGTTGTGGGAGATACGATAACATCTACTTCCCCAAACGCACGCTCAAAATCATGTTTTATGCGCGCGCGCACTTTTCCGGCTTTTGTGTAATATGCATCATAATACCCGGCGGAAAGTACATATGTCCCGAGCATAATACGGCGGCGTACTTCCTCTCCGAATCCGGCGCCGCGTGTCTTTTTATATACATCAATAAGTACATCAGCATCTTTAGAGAGTCCATAGCGAATACCGTCAAAACGCGCCAGATTGGCGGAAACTTCCGCCGGCATAATAACGTAATAACACGCAAGCGCATAATCGGTATACGGCAAGCTTATATCATGAAGCGTATGTCCTGCCGCTTCCAGAGCATGAAGCGCCGTCATAACGGATTCTCTCACCTCGGCATTGAGTCCATCGCCAAAATATTCCCTCGGTACACCTATATGCATCTTTTCATTTTTGCGTACTTCTTGCCCTTCTATCTCGGTTAATTCCACCGTAGTGGAATCAAATGTATCTACACCTTTTATAAGGTCAAAAATTATTTTAGCATCCTCCACTGTCTGGGTAAGCGGACCTATTTGATCCAAAGACGAAGCCATGGCAATAAGCCCATGACGGGAAACGCGCCCATATGTAGGTTTTAATCCCACCACACCGCAAAACGCCGCCGGCTGACGGATGGACCCGCCCGTGTCTGATCCTAATGCGGCAACTGCCGTGCCGGCGGCAACAGCGGCCGCTGATCCGCCCGATGATCCTCCGGGCACCCGTGCCGTATCGTGCGGATTTTTTGTGGCGCCGAAAGCGGAATTTTCGGTGGATGACCCCATAGCAAACTCATCCATATTCGTACGTCCCGCCATAATGGCACCAGCGGCTTTTAGTTTGCGGATTACGGTAGCGTCATATGGCGCCCTATACGACTCCAGCATCTTAGACGCCGCCGCTCCCTTTACGCCATTCATAAGGATATTATCCTTAACGGCAATAGGAACCCCCGCTAATGGAAATATTTCTCCCGCCTTTATACGCGCATCAAGCATATCCGCATCCTGCAATATACGCTCTTCATCAAACGAGAGATATGCATGAATATCCGCATCTTTATTCTTAATGGCACGAATAACATTCTCCCCTTCCGTGCGGGCAGACGAATCGCCTCTTTTTATGCGTTTTTGTATTTCTGAAATCGTATTCATATACTCTCTGTTTTTGTTTATTTCTTCAGTACCGATTTTACCTTAATAAACGTACCGTCATGATCGGGAGCTTCAATAATAAGTTCCTTTTCTCTTCCCTCGATTTCGCTTCCCTCCTCATCTTCACGAAATACATTTACCGCACTTCCCCCGTATATAAGCTCGTCACCGCCGCCCGTTTCCGCATTTTTTAATTTATCCACATAAGCAAGTATGTGCTCCAAATCCGCTCCAATACGTTTTTCTTCCGTTTCGGTAAGATCAATGCGTGCAAGTTCGCTGATATGATGAATATTTTTCATATATATGTGTGTGTTCTTTATATCTATAATTGCAAGAGGTCCCGAAACGCCTTTTCGTCCAATACGGATATACCTAACTGCTGGGCTTTACTATACTTGGATCCGGGATTTTTGCCAACTACCACATAATCCGTCTTTTTAGATACCGATTCCGAGGGATCTCCTCCATATGCACGGATAACGTCACGCACTTCATCTCTACTCATACCCTCTAATTCTCCCGTGACAACAATTCGTTTTCCCGCCAATATTTGCGTCACCCGCGGAGCATGCGGAGGGTCAAGCCGTATTCCCGCCGTATCAAGCTTTCCCAACAATGCGATATTATGCGTATCATGAAACCATGCATATATACTTTCAGCAACCTTGGCACCAATACCATCCACATGCTCAAGATCTTCCACGGAAAGTGCCGCAAGTCGTTTTCTGCACTCTTCCACCGAAAAGGATCGGCCCTTCGCTGAAGCGGTACCAAAAAACTTCCGTGCAAGCGTTATTGCCATTTCTTCTCCAATATGAAAAATACCCAATGCATATAAAAACCGTGCCACCGGCAGTCGCTTCGCGTGCGCGATAGACTCGATAAGATTTTTTGCCGATTTTTCTCCAAACCGCTCCAGTGGTACCAAATCTCCTTCCGTGAGGTCAAATACATCGGCGGCATCTTGTATCAGACTTTGATCGAGGAGAGCGTCAATAATTTTCGGCCCCAACCCATCAATATCAAACCCTTTCTTGGAAACCATGTGGTAAAGCCCTTCCCGTATAAGAGCAGAACATTTTTTATTTGTGCACCGATAAGCAACCTCTCCTTCCTTTTTCTCTATTGGACCGCCGCACATAGGACATGTATCCGGCATATGAAACCGCTTTTCACTTCCTGTGCGCAAATCCGTGAGAACGGAACGTATATCCGGAATAACATCACCGGCACGCCCCACGATTACCGTATCTCCCACACGCACCCCCAGCCGGTGAACTTCATCCATGTTATGAAGCGTGGCACGACTTACCGTAACGCCGCCAATAGCTACCGGCTCCAAATGCGCTACCGGAGTGAGTACTCCCGTTCGCCCCACCTGCACTTGAATATCCAAAACATGCGTAGTTGCCTCTTCCGGCGCAAACTTAAACGCCAACGCTCCCCGCGGTGTTTTTCCGACAACGCCAAGTGCATGAAATTGTTTTATATCGTTTACACTAATCACAAGACCATCAATGTGATACGGCAACTTTTCCCGTTTCTTTTCCACATCTCTCCAAAACAAAAATACATCCGCCGCCTCGGGAAGCACACGCGCAAGCGCGTCCGAACGAAATCCCAATGAAGAAAGAATAGCATGACTTTCTTCATGTGTTTTTTGCCCCATATCGGTGACAACATCATATCCCAAAAATACCAAATTACGATCTTTTGTTATGCGCGGATCAAGTTGGCGTAAAGATCCTGCCGCAAGGTTGCGTGGATTTGCATAGGGTTTTTCTCCCTTTTTTTCCTGTTGTATATTAATAGCCTTGAATGTTTTTTTTGTAATAACAACTTCCCCACGAATCTCCACTTCCCCTTTTGTTATATGCCGCGCGATATCGGGACGCAATTGAGAGGCAGTATGCGTTTCCAGTTTGAGCGGGATGGATTCCACTGTTTTTAAATTCTGTGTTATGTTTTCTCCCACACTGCCATCTCCACGAGTTGACCCTTGGATGAATATGCCGTCTTTATACACCAGACTAACCGCAATGCCGTCAAATTTTACCTCACCAAACAACGGAAATACGGATCGTTCTTTTTTAAGAAAACGATCCATACGATTCGTCCATTCCACAAACTCCTGCTCCGTAAATACATCCTCCAAAGAAAGCATACGGACGGCATGTGTTACTTTTTCAAATTTGGAAAGCGGTTCCCCTCCTACACGCTGGGTGGGAGAATCGGGTGTTATGAGTGCCGGAAACATATCTTCCAGCTGATGTAATTCATGCTTTAATGAATCAAGTGCTGCGTCTGAAATTTCCTGCGTATCCCGCACATGATACAAATAACGGTGATGATTGATCACCGTGCGAAGTTTTTTAATTCGTTCTTGCGCCTCTTTTTCCGTCATAGTCATGGATTACAAAGAGCATCCGACCGGATCGGTAATAACAAGTCCGCGTTCCACCATACCCGGCTGTCCGGTTACTCCGCATGCTCTGTTTGTGCCGTATGAATCAATGCGCGTACATGTCTCTCCCCCATTTGTGCGTACCCGCACTTGAGCGCACCGTTGATTTGACCCTACCGAAAAATCAAAACTAAAAGAATAATCCCCTGATGATCCGGTGACGGTTATATTCTCTCCATTGCATTGTATCGGACTTGTTGCACCGGAAAACGGAAACGCATTTTCCTTAATTTGCCAATAAAGCGCACATTCTCCGCCTGCGTCGGACGCGTAAAACGCTTCAAGTGACGGCGTAAGCCCCCGGGTGATACGAATTTCTCGGAAAAAAACATTGAATACTCCCACCGAAATAGCAATTGCAATACTGCCAATAAGAACGGCCAGAAGAAGGGCAATGCCTTTTTTATGATTTTTTCTCATACAATTAAGTAATTAAAGGGATGGGAATATGCTTCGTTTTGTAACGGTCGTTTGCAATTGCAAGCTGGCATACTCCGCCTGCCGGGTTGGAATACCGCTTTCTACCTCTATTACAATTGTTATTTTTTCCTGCTCTACAAAAGCACCGATTCCCGTTGTATAAAATCGAAGACGCGTAATGGTACGCTGTGGATCGGTAATGGGAAACCATGGTC is a window from the Candidatus Ryanbacteria bacterium CG10_big_fil_rev_8_21_14_0_10_43_42 genome containing:
- the gatA gene encoding Asp-tRNA(Asn)/Glu-tRNA(Gln) amidotransferase GatCAB subunit A (allows the formation of correctly charged Asn-tRNA(Asn) or Gln-tRNA(Gln) through the transamidation of misacylated Asp-tRNA(Asn) or Glu-tRNA(Gln) in organisms which lack either or both of asparaginyl-tRNA or glutaminyl-tRNA synthetases; reaction takes place in the presence of glutamine and ATP through an activated phospho-Asp-tRNA(Asn) or phospho-Glu-tRNA) yields the protein MNTISEIQKRIKRGDSSARTEGENVIRAIKNKDADIHAYLSFDEERILQDADMLDARIKAGEIFPLAGVPIAVKDNILMNGVKGAAASKMLESYRAPYDATVIRKLKAAGAIMAGRTNMDEFAMGSSTENSAFGATKNPHDTARVPGGSSGGSAAAVAAGTAVAALGSDTGGSIRQPAAFCGVVGLKPTYGRVSRHGLIAMASSLDQIGPLTQTVEDAKIIFDLIKGVDTFDSTTVELTEIEGQEVRKNEKMHIGVPREYFGDGLNAEVRESVMTALHALEAAGHTLHDISLPYTDYALACYYVIMPAEVSANLARFDGIRYGLSKDADVLIDVYKKTRGAGFGEEVRRRIMLGTYVLSAGYYDAYYTKAGKVRARIKHDFERAFGEVDVIVSPTTPTPAFNIGEKIKDPLSMYLEDAYTVPANIAGIPALSVPCGKTSTGLPIGIQFMARWFDEDALFDIGKEWEHLRT
- a CDS encoding NAD-dependent DNA ligase LigA, whose product is MTEKEAQERIKKLRTVINHHRYLYHVRDTQEISDAALDSLKHELHQLEDMFPALITPDSPTQRVGGEPLSKFEKVTHAVRMLSLEDVFTEQEFVEWTNRMDRFLKKERSVFPLFGEVKFDGIAVSLVYKDGIFIQGSTRGDGSVGENITQNLKTVESIPLKLETHTASQLRPDIARHITKGEVEIRGEVVITKKTFKAINIQQEKKGEKPYANPRNLAAGSLRQLDPRITKDRNLVFLGYDVVTDMGQKTHEESHAILSSLGFRSDALARVLPEAADVFLFWRDVEKKREKLPYHIDGLVISVNDIKQFHALGVVGKTPRGALAFKFAPEEATTHVLDIQVQVGRTGVLTPVAHLEPVAIGGVTVSRATLHNMDEVHRLGVRVGDTVIVGRAGDVIPDIRSVLTDLRTGSEKRFHMPDTCPMCGGPIEKKEGEVAYRCTNKKCSALIREGLYHMVSKKGFDIDGLGPKIIDALLDQSLIQDAADVFDLTEGDLVPLERFGEKSAKNLIESIAHAKRLPVARFLYALGIFHIGEEMAITLARKFFGTASAKGRSFSVEECRKRLAALSVEDLEHVDGIGAKVAESIYAWFHDTHNIALLGKLDTAGIRLDPPHAPRVTQILAGKRIVVTGELEGMSRDEVRDVIRAYGGDPSESVSKKTDYVVVGKNPGSKYSKAQQLGISVLDEKAFRDLLQL
- the gatC gene encoding Asp-tRNA(Asn)/Glu-tRNA(Gln) amidotransferase GatCAB subunit C; translation: MKNIHHISELARIDLTETEEKRIGADLEHILAYVDKLKNAETGGGDELIYGGSAVNVFREDEEGSEIEGREKELIIEAPDHDGTFIKVKSVLKK
- a CDS encoding AAA family ATPase, which gives rise to MNKKILIIGSPGAGKSVLAKRLHDKLGIELIHLDQYYWKPNWIKPESDQWERTIQDLLKKVSFIMDGNYRSTLHLRLPIANTIIFLDPSRFTCFYRIIKRRLTKNREDDISGCEERISWDLVRWVLWRYPQVARKDILQKLKNLKTSNPDKTVVILQAKKEVDVFLQSFFKIQEMNQYYELRRNNN